GGACCTTACCCTTATGACCTGATCACTTTTCAGAGCCTCATCTCCTAATACCAAAGGCTTTGGTGGTTAGGATGTCAACATTTGGATTTGGAGGGGACATGGACATTCAAACCATTAGCACTCTTCATGTCTAGTCATCCAGTTCATGCAGCACCTGTTAAATGTAAGGCACTGTAAAGACGAGGTGTGACAAATGAGAAATTCCTGATGGCTGTCGAAAGGATGTGAACTCACAACTCTGTTATAGACTCCCCACTTTTGAGTGTTTGGATTGAGAATTTGGTGTGAACATCTCCAGGGTTACGTGGTCAAATGAAGAAGACAGGTGTGATGTGGGTGACAGGAGCTGCTACCCTGGAGCAGTTATGCCAGGAGGCAACACATGTGTGAACATGTCTGCAGCAATCTGAGGGTGGTGACACTGTCTGGACACTGGGTGTGCAGGTAACTCTGGAATCAAGGGCTTTCAGAATTACCTGAGAGCAAAGTAAGCAGCAATTGCCACAAGGATTCAGATAGGGAAAGATTTCCAGTGGTGACAATATCACACTGTTAACAGATAACAAGCCATATGCAGAATATGACTGAGAATAACTGGAGGCTGGGTCTGAAGGACAAAAAGCTCAGAAGGGCAGGGCCTGTCAGACTAAGTGAGGACACTGAGCACACCATAAGCATGGACTCTCACAGGCACACAGACACATGTGTACAGACACATGCAGGTGCAGCCAGACTCACACACAGccatcccttcctctttcttccccaaACCACAGccattgtctctccttctcttttttaattttttaaatctttattagatagagacagccagaaattgaggggggaggggaagacagagagggagagagacagagagacacctgcagccctgcttcaccacttgtgaagctttctccctgcaggtggagcttgaaccttgcttactgtgatgtgagcactcaaccaggtgcaccactgcctggcccctctcccttcctttctgttcCCCTGCCACATACTCCAGGCCTCTTCGTCTGCAGCCAGACATGCCAACGGGTTGGTTGGGGACCAAGGGCACTGTTAATATTTTAGGGCTGATTCTAACTTACGAGCTCTTGGATCTAAAACATGACTAGCACGCGACCTTAAATAAACTTATATTTAATGCTTCACAGAACAAACTTGTTCTTTACTGCTaagttcattatgaacttgaataACTGTAATTTTAAAGTCTATAGCCATTGTAAGCCCCAAGTAACACCATTTGTGTTCAGAAATCCAATTCTGCAGCAATAAACTTTGTGTAGAGCCCTCTTTATGCATTCAGAATAAATCTCCAAAATGTAACTAGCAGAATGTAGTAGAGCCTTCTAACTTTTTGCCATGGGTGGAGAGAAGTGGAGCAACCACTGACAAAGTATTTTCTATGCCTGCAAGAAAATCTGTTCTCACCTGCGATGTCTGAATGAGGTTGACAGACCCACCCGGGGATACCAGCTGGCAGAAGTTCTAGAATTTTCTGGAGACAGAGGTGTCACAGCACCGGTGCTGGGCAGGAAGTAAGGTCAAAGGCAGCAAAACAACCTTCTGGAGATGCTCAAGTGTCCTGACCCAGATTGTGTGCACCTGTGTCATCACATCTTGTAGCATATATTTCTAAGCACAACAAATCTTGGGTAATGTGCCTTTGAGGTGAGCCTGCTCCAGGGAGTGAGGACAGACTTAACCTGCTTTACTGAAATAAACTTCTGGTACATAACACACCTGACTCATGCAGAAAAAGGATCCTTTTCCAAGCCAGGGAGGTGTCTGCTTCAGGGATGACTGATTTTTTATAGTTTGCTTTGCTTCTGAAACTGGGCCACCAGGCTGAGCACCTGCTCTGAAGCCTTGATGTTCTTTGAGCTGAGGTAGGAAGTGCTGTTGGCGGCTGTTTCCTCTAGGAAGTAGCGGTAGTTGACCATCAGGCTGCATGAACTGGTGATACCCTTGAAGCTGGCATCGGCCATCCAGTTGATGCGCCACATCACGGCCCCATTCTGCAGGTGGAAGTTTGCCACAGGGTTCAGGGCATAGCCTCGGTGCTTCTCCCCATACAGGTACCAGGCACAGAGCCGCATCAGGGGGGCCTGCAGTGCCCTGGACAGCTTTTCTGACTTGGCCCAGTCGTTGCTGCTGAGAAGACCCTTGAGGGTCTCGAGGGCCGGCCCACCAGTGAGCTCGGAGATCTCTTTACATTCAGAGTCTGTGAGCAGCTCGTTTCTCCCGTGCTCCTTGGCTTGTGAGCTCAGGAGCCCCAGAAGCCACTTGGTGAACCCAGGTATAGGAGACAGACTTGAAAATGCCCCGAGGTGAGGAAACTCTCTCTGCAAGGTATGGACAGGGACATGTCATGGAGAGAAAGGCATGACATCTACAGACATATTATGTTGCCCAAAGAATGGTTGGTCTGTTGCCTGTAGTATAgaatcacctctctctctctctactcacgaGGTACAATTCACCCTGTATGTGGTTATATACTTTACTGTGAGTATTGGATCTGCTGTGATTTTCTTCTTTCAAAGAACATTATGAACCTCCTATCTTCCAGGCCCTGGTAGTATACTGAGTTTCcagacattcattcattcattcattcattcattcattcattcattcatttttaaccagagaactgttcacctttggcttatagtgtgtggtgctggggactacaCTTAGGAGttgtggtgtctcaggcatgaaaagcctttggcagaaccattatgttatctccccaactcCCTGTCCAGGATGTTTACGATGGTGTCTCCCTCTGCACCATCTTGCCTATTGTCAGAGAACTCTGGGCCTGCTGTGTGTGACAGCAGGTCTTATCTTCCTCTCACATCATACTATCCCATAGACTCTTTTCTGATTATAGAACCTAGTGACTACTGAGAGAATAGTGGCCCACCaagctggacaggacagaaaggagGGAATGGGCATCTCCTACATCAAACAATATGCTTCAATTACCACTGTTCAAATTACACAGACATCTCAATGATCACAGCAAATGATCTAGTCTTTCCTGATGAATGTAACATATGCTCACTagagaaaatttaagaaaaagtaaTGATGGAAACAAAGGAGACCATCACACTCCACCTCCCTGAGATAACTCCTCCCACAGTAAAATAGTACTCCTTTTGGTTTTCCTCTAAGCAAGTTTACATCTactttgacacttttttttttttctagagcactgctcagatctggcttatggtggtgtggaggattgaacctgagactttggaggctcaggaatgagagcctctttgcgtaaccactctgctatctacccctgctttaCACCTACTTTGCAAACTCAGACTAGGATCATTTTCCCAATGCTATTCAAAATTCAGCAATAACAAATTTCAGACACAGAGTAATATTAAAAGACTGAACATAATTTTCTGATAATGCTCTTTCATCAGGCACTTGTGTCCCTTATTGATTTGGGGCCACATCCTTGATTTTCTTCAGTAAAATCTATATTCATGGACACGTACAAGGAACAATCTAAGCAACGACTTGATAGCTTGCAAGTGTTTGCTTTTATAATCCTGATGGATGCTTTTGTGCAGGATGGCGTTGTGGCCTCTGCCAAGTCCCTCTCTGATAACCTGCTGGCATACAGCCGAGAGTGGTGAGCAGTTAGCTGACAGGATGACCTCTGGGCCAATTCAGAACCAGAGCCCATGTTTGATCACCCAGAACCTGGGGCCTGCttattctttggttacttttcttACCTCACATGTATCCCCACCCCTGCTCCTCCTTGCCCCATTTATTTGTACCTTAACAAAGAagcatcattttttaatttgatgtgactTCTCATCCCCTCTGGGAAGAAGTGACACGGAGTGATTCTAATGAAGCAGACACCCACGTGGGTACCAAAACCCAAGTTCTAAGACTAAAAATTGATTATGAATTTAATCCAAATATGCAGATAATTGAATTCTACTTTAACTGTAATTCTTCCAGAGCAGTGTCTGTAGTCACTACTTATATTGAAACTCTTCATAGCAGAGAACACCACTGTTAGAGCCAATTATGAGCAATCTAATTATTTTACCCAATTACCTAATAATTAGATTTGAGTCACCATATTGACCCAAGCCCCTTATGAGATAGTTTTCAAAAGCCTGCCTGATCCCACTCTGACCCTGGCATTTCTGTTGTATGATGGCAAAAGCAATTTTCtccagggcaacaacaacaataaaaagccagTGTGATTATTTTGTGTCTGGTCTAACCTCAGTGTGCCCCCACAGCCAAAGAGTGCCCAAGTCAATGGGATATGGGGGCCAGAGCCAGGGGCAGGTGGCTGGGGATGATCTGGATGGCTATGGTGACAGTGACATGACAGACATCCCAACAGGGACACTTGTGAGAATGGAAGATCCACTACTCACAATTGTGCTGGAACAGTTAAGTTCTGGCTAAGCAGAACTGGTGGTCCCCTAGAGGGGGCTAGTCCCTAGTGCCCACTGCCTGCTGGTCAACACAGAGTCCAGACTCTGGCTGCCTGTTTTCTGAAACTACTTCTGTCTCCTGAGTTATCATGGGGTCCCCAGGGAAGCACCAAGGGCATCTGAAACTTCTGCTTCGGCCCCACCCCTTCACCAGGCACAGCAGTGTCCTGTACTCCCTTACCTGCAACTCCTTCACCACCCTCTTGATGAGGAAACCACCCAGCTCCACACCCTGCAGTCCTGGCTGTGTCAGGCTGATGGAGTAGAAGATGGCGGTGGCAATTTTGTTCTTCTCTTCTGTATCTGATGGAGGGCAATCCTTTACTATGGcctagaaacaaaaagtcaccaaAGTGGTGAGGGGCAGGATGCAACCATGGCCTGTACCATACCTTCTCTTAGGGCTGAGAGAAACCCTCAGATTAGACACCCAAATTCCCTTAATCCCCCTACACAAGGTCAAGGGCATGGAGGCTGGAAGCCTTTGTTACAATTTGCAAACCTTTATGTGGGTTGAGATTCCATAAATTCCCTGGGTTATGTGTTCAATATCTATCAATTCTCACTTGGAATTTTGCAGGAACTTTCCTGCAATCTTTGTTGAATTGTAATTTACATCCCTTTTGGTCATTTTCCTGGCCCATGTGCAAATTACGATTTGATTAAGCTGCTTTCCtataagagaggaagggggatacagacATCCCCCTTGGTCTAGACTATGGACTCTGTTTGCTGTAGCATTTCCATCAAATGTAAAGGCCAGTCTGTTCTGCCCTCAGCAGTTTCTGCTCCTTTCCTATGATCTGTTCTTAAAGATTTTTCAATTGTTTATGtcctgtaccagtttgcatttaagaaattttcctttcttgtgtACCTTATTGATTTGGGGCCACATCCTTGATTTTCCTCAGTGAAATCCATATTCATGGACACATACAAGGAACAATCTAAGCAACAACTTGTACGGGAATGTACTCTTTAGTCAAGGCTGACTTCCTTAACGGCATTCTCACTGAGGGTTGCTGAACCTGAATACTCTGAAGGGCACTTGCTAACAGTGGAGTAGTGGGCGGCACCTTTCAGTTGGCTTTGATGCAGGTACACCAGCTGCTTCTGAATAACAGCTCTAACTTCTATCAGCTACATTTGATTCTTGAACAAGGGGGTTAGACCCGGAGTCGAGGATGAGGTCTGGGAGCCCAGACACTTATTGGGAAGTATGGTTTGAATGTACTGCCCAGGGAAATGGCTCCAACTCTCCCACCTCGAGATGCTCCAATGGTCTGTTTGTGATTCTTCAAAAGTGAAGAATGGATGCCAGGAGGGAATGGGTCATGACACCTCCCCATCCTGTACTTACGTGCTGATGGGAGCATTTGGGTCAGGGTTAGAGCTTGCCACCCAtcattctttgctttttttttttttttttaattatttctttattggggaattaatgttttacattcaacagtaaatacaatagtttgtacatgcataacattccccagtttcccatttaacaatacaacccccactatgtcatttatcatccttcatggacctgtattctccccacccacccaccccagagtcttttacttgggtgccatCTTTGCTTTTTAAGAGCTCTGCAGATCTTATTAAAAATGCCcagaaaacagtttttaaaataaaccaaACTGTTCTTTAGTGACACAAATTTGGAGGCATAATGTCAGAGGTTAAATGCATAAAGAAGAGACCAAAATCTGTTCTAGTCTGTCTCTTTGATTTCAGGCACACGCACACGTGCGCGcgtgcatgcacgcacacacacacacacacacacacacacacacacacacacggatgttCTTGCACAAGCTCTTTTTTCCACACAGTGGGACACTTTCCCATGGGGTCAGTGCAAGGTAGAGCTGGAATCCTGGTCTATTCTCACTTGCTTTATCACTACAGGCAACTTGCTGAGGTATCCCTAAGCCTCAGCTTTCTTCTCTAAAATGCTAATCACACCTAGCTAACAGGGCTTTGTGTGGAGGGAAGCAGGGAATGTGCTTTGCAGGCACAGAGCAAGTGTTCAGTTGATTACTATGAATATCACAACTAAGGTCACACTGTATACATGCTGTTCTGTGACTTGAATTTTCACTCAATCAAGGCTGTTTTTTTACAGAAATACATTACCTACATGAACATTTAAACACATACATAGAAATCCAACCATTTACACAccatctattctttttaaaaatttaacttatttatttttttgccactagggttatctctgaggtttGGTAgccacaacaaatccactgctcttgatagctcctctatctttctttttctccccccactttctttttgacagaaattgagaatgaagggggagataggaagcagagacacctgaagcactgcttcactgcttgtgaagcttcccccctgcagatggggatcaagaGCTTGGACCTTGGTCCATATGTGTATACCacccattcttttatttattattggatagagacagaaattgagaggagaggaggagacagagagggagagagaaagagagacatcgaggcacctgtagccctgcttcaccactcatgaagctttctccctgaaggtggggaccagggagcttgaacctgggtttttgcacactgtaatatgagcacttaaccaggtatgctaccgcctggccccattatACCATCTATTCTCTAACACAACCCTTGGGTTATTATTTCCAAACTTTTGAAACTacagtgttacaatgtgcaactgTCTCATTTTTAGGTATGAGTATCTCTATAGGATAAATTCCTTTGAGTGGAATTTCTTTGGTCAAAAGGAATATATGTTATGTATtttaacagacactgcagaatttCCCAGAGAAGCAGCAATCACTCCTAGTATGTGGGCAGGCTGGCTCCTTCAACTGCTCCTCAGAGCAGTACGGAAGAATTTCCCCCTAGTGATCAAGAACATCTGCCCACTTGCCctgctgcctgcctctctcttctgaCGTTAGCAAATGCCCATCTGgaatctcttctcctctctacagCTTCCTGGTTAACGGGTCAGTTGGGCCATTGTCCTCTCCTGCTGCAGAAGCTATGAGTTAATCCCTGTGCCTGGGGGTCTCACTCCCCTCCAATCATTACCTTCCAATCCCCAGCCCTACACCAGCTGCACTGGTTTTCCTTCCTTGCACCTGCAGGAATGTTTCAGATACTTTTGCCAACCACACACAGTTCCCTCCTGGTTCACTCACCAGGCAGAGTTTGGACCCTGTATCAAACACACAGCATGGTGTCTTATGTCAGTTTTCCAATTATGGGTCTTTGATGACTTTCCCACAGGTACTTAGTGAATGGTTAAACAGTTGAAGTGCTTCCCTTCAAGCCTTCTATTATGGGCTCAATAGTGTCTCATCTAAGTCAATGCACTCAGAGGAGCCccatcctccccctgcagtgtgcACACATGACCTGAGGACATTCGGGAGCTACACATTTGAAGATTTCTATCCTAATAGCCCTAAGATCCACAAAAATCTAAAGCAGTAAgtgttttaaaaggaaaagtaaagcTATGTTAAGAACACTTAAGGGACTCTTGAGTGCCTGTCTGGCCCTGGGAGTACCTGGATATTGTTGGAGATGTCACTGGTCAGAGCCACATGCAGGACAATCAGTGGCTCTTCGGGGGTCGAGCAGTGTGAGAAGAAGAAGCACCTCCGGTAGGGTCCCACACGCCGCTTCATGTCCATCCAGTTCTTGACGGGATGCACAGCCTCAGACCTGCGGAGATCATCACAGAGAGGCAAGGTGACTCCAGACAAGCCTTCCCTAACTCCTACTTACTGAAGTCACAGATGTCCTTTaaatagaacttgaactggaggctgggcggtagtgcagtgggttaaggacctgtgcaagaaccagcgtcagggggatcacttcacaagcagtgaagcatttctgcaggtgtctattccccctctgtattcccctctgctctcattttctctctgtcctatccaacaacaacagaaatgacaacaataacaataacaagggcagcaaaatgggaaaaacggcctccaggagcagtggattcgtaatgtaggcactgagccccagcagtaaccctggagcctaaataaatatacattaaaaaaaattaacttgaaCTGATTTctaaaagtctctctctctctcttatacttTATAAAATCACTTTTCTGGGGACTTAGTACAGGGTAGCAGGTAGGGCTCTCCTATCTGTTATATTTCTAATAGATTGGCCTTGTCCGAAGCCCAGACTCTCAGAGTCAATACGGAAGGTGACGGAGTCTTAGGGGGGAAAGCACTGTTTCTGTTTAGGTGGCAAACCGTGATGCGCTAGTGTGGGCTACTGTGTCCCAGACACGCTGGGATTACATATGACAGGgcgcttattgttattattactatctgTAGCACCACACAGTAACTTCTGCTGTCCCAAGactcacttttttcattttttgagtTTTCTTTACATTTCAGATAGACAAAGATACAGAGCGGGGGAAACACTACTGCCTGCTTCATTATCTAGGAGTGTCCCCTGGTGGTGTGGTACacccatgcagtgctggggcttcatgcatggGGGAGTGGTGCtttgccaggtgagctatctcctggcccctcgaTATAACTAATTTAGGATTTtatccaatagaaaaaaaagtattatttattggagggagacagggagaaatctgTAGCACTGAttccctgctcatgaaacttcccccctgcccccagcaggtaggaacctggggcttgaacccagacccctgcacatggtaacatacctGCCACTGCCTATCTCCCAAGGGAGGAATTTTAATAGTTAGATGAGACAGACTCTACTTTGATTACCAATGCAAATACTTGGCCCACTGATATCAGAGATGTAGTTTTGTAATAGGGTCTTGAGGGAAAAGTGAGCCTATGAGAGGAAACAAATGAAACTCCACGTtaacttgggggggggagggggcataaATAAGATCCTACATGTAGGTGTGCCAGAAGACTGGTCAGTTTCTACCAGtgtcttttcttcctccacaATCTTGCCATCACCTACAAGGAGAGTCCCACACATGtgaacatcatatttagaatacaGTGAGCATGTGTGTGGATATTGGCTTCCAGCTGCAATATAGGACAAGGGTAGCCCTTAATACTTACTCACTAATTTTCTGAAGCACCTCACAGGGTGAATGCCAGGTGACCCGTTCAAGGTTCAAGAACCCTGAAGAAAACCACTCTGAGAGCATGCCTTTCAGCACACCATTCATTTCCTGAAAAGAAGAGGAGACAGCCATCAGTCTTTAAGGTATGGAGGCCAAGCCCATCTCTGTACCATCACAAGCACTGTGAGTTAAAACACTAAAATGTGACACAAAAGAAGACCGAGAGGAAGGGATGGGGAGGCTGGGGATTCAGTGTCCTATGGAGCAGGAGTGGAGGTGAGGTATACTAACACCTATCTTGGGAAGATGTGGAGCTGTACACCTGTGACAACAACACtgtaaatcaactttttttttttctcagaaagtgacaaataaacaaataaataaataaagagaccaTGCAAGAAATTTCTCTAAATGGCTTTGTCTGAAATGGAGGGCACTCCTGAACTCTTCTCTCAGGTCAAGACCCAGTATTTCAACTCTCTTTTTTTTAGATGTTACTGCTTCAACATGAAGGAAGATATTCAACTTGAAATAAGTTCTCAAATTAAATAATACATACCCATTCATTCACTGTAGTGAgcacagatgaaagtagggagctgggagttgggcggtagcgcagcgggttaagcgcacagcacaaggaccggcataaggatccgggttcaagcccccaggctccccacctgcaggggggtggcttcacaggtggtgaaggaggtctgcaggtgtctatctttttctccccccgtttctatctttccctcctctctccatttctctctgtcctatccaacaacaacatcaataataactacaacaataaaacaacaaggacaacaaaaaggaataaataaatatacataaaaaattaaaaaaaaaaagaaaaaacaaatgaccttccaccttctgcaacccacaatgaccttgggtctatactcccagagggctaaagaataggaaagctatcaagggaggggatgggatatggagttctggtggtgggaattgtgtggagttgtacccctcttatcctatggttttgtcagtgtttgctttttataaataaaataaagtaaaaaaaaaaaaagagaagacaaatGAGAAGGTGGCAGTTGAGATGTGGCAGGGAGGGTAAGAGGTGTCATGGGGAATGTACAGAATGGTTCTTTATAACACTGTCTTCACTGCACTTGACCACACTGGTTCTTAATCTTCTCGGGTCCTTACACACTCTGAGTATGTGCTGAaattcagaagaagaaaaaaagatattgacAAAAATTTGCATACAATTTCTTGTGGTTTGTAGGCCCCTTCAAAATTCATATGGGGATCATTCCAGAAATATTTAGTTTTAATATTAATGCAGTGTTATGAAAGAAATTACTTGGTTAATGAAAACAATCCCTCTCAAAGTCTCTCCATTCTATTTTAAGTTACTGCTGCCTATAAAATGTGACCCTGGAGCTGACGGGGGAATCTAGGTGAAAGGTTGGACAtctccactgctcagttctaccaTGCAGCCAgttggctgggctgggctggccaTGGCACCTAGCAGCAAGGTTACTGGATCACCAAGTACTGCTGGAAAGAGAGCTTGCTTTATGTCCATGAAGTAATCCTTTGCTGGCAACTGAAGATACAAGAACTAAAATCTGGAACCTCCTCTCTCCCCAGAGCtgtaccccactagagaaagatagaaacaggttggggggtatggatcaacctgtcagttcccacgtccagtggagaagcaattatagaaggcagaacttccaccttctacaccccataaagatctttggttcattctcccagagggataaagaatagggaaacttctaagggAGAGTAGGTTTCTAGGGAActctgggagtagggattgaattgtatggaattgtacctctcctatcccacaatcttacaaatgattgttaaattaaaaaataaaaaaagataaataaagataaaactgccTGGGAGGCCAGTGATATAAAGTCAGTGTTGGCTCTGTATTTTCACTCTGTGCTGCAAATGCCAGTTACCTTCAGTGATACTGTTTAAAAGGCTGATATAGTTTTCCTTTCTGCAGAGAGAGTTACTTTGGTGCTCTTCTAAAGTTTTGCATAACCAAGACTGCACTATTTGTAATGCAAAGAAGCTATCTTTTTCACTATTAAGACTCCTAGGTTGCAGAAGGAAGCTACAAACAAGAAGAGAGTACAGCAGCTACTCAGACAGTTTAGATCCAATTCAAATTTGTATAAGCCTCCCTCCCTACAGCCACACTGACTGGGGCATACTTTCCTATCTACAAACAGGTTTTTAGCTAGTTAAGCCCAGCATTGAATAGAGCCAAATGAGGACTACTTTGCTAATTTAAAAGCAGGGCAAGCCCACCAAAGATGTATAGCCAATGTATAGAGAGAGCACTGAGTATCATAAGGGTAGGAATACTGACACAAGTTTAGTCCTTTCTCTGATGTGTTATTCATATCCCCTTAGGGCTCACacatctccaattccatcaaaaTCATCCATCAGGAAACCCTACCATTGTCTAAGTGCTAACTTCCTTCTAGGGCATCTGAATCTCTGATTTGTCTCAGATCTCTGAGTGGGGAATTAGCTCAATTTCATTGCGGATTTTATCTGTAAGAAGCATAAAATATATTgtggggtgttgggtggtagcacagtgggttaagtgcacatggcgcgaagtacaaggaccggcaaaaggatcagagttcaagctcccagctccatttctctctgttctacgcaatgacgacatcaataacagcaaggacaacaaaaggggaattaaaaaaagcaaattaaaaaaaatatattaaaaaaaaagcataactctggggttgggcagtggcactcctggtaGAATATACAtgctacaacatgcaaggacctgggttcaagcccctaggctcCACttccaaggggggaagcttcacaagttgtccctccacccccatccccaaaaGGCTTTATCTGGTAACCAGGAGAGCTGTTTCAATTCCTGGTATAAGTTGCCTTCTTAATTTTAATCACTCTGCCTAATGGTagaggatttatttatttcctattctACTTTTTAAAGGTCAACAAACTGGGGGtttgtaattacagaagtcaagaaCATTGACAAACATCTTTTTCTATGCATTCCTTCATTATGAGAACTAAAATCCCTTTCTTGAAAGAAATTCTTCAGGACCATTTCACTCACTACGGTCAAGGAGTTCTACAAAAGTGTACCATGTGACTTTACCACTCCATATGAATCTAGAAGCCCCTGGTTTGCTTCTAATATACACAGACTTTCTTTCCCCCCCAGTACTATACAGACttctaaaatacttttatttacatatgtatttatttatttttaccagagtactgttcagctctggcttatggtggtgtgggggattga
The DNA window shown above is from Erinaceus europaeus chromosome 2, mEriEur2.1, whole genome shotgun sequence and carries:
- the MLYCD gene encoding malonyl-CoA decarboxylase, mitochondrial, whose protein sequence is MRGLGPSLAARRLIRLWLPTVQPQFRLSSGRPADSSLERAMDELLLRAVPAAPPYELREKTPAPAEGQCADFVSFYGGLAAAAERAELLGRLARGFGVDHGLVAEQSAGVLQLREQPREAAVLLQAEDRLRYALVPRYRGLFHHISKLDGGVRFLVQLRADLLEAQALKLVEGPHVREMNGVLKGMLSEWFSSGFLNLERVTWHSPCEVLQKISESEAVHPVKNWMDMKRRVGPYRRCFFFSHCSTPEEPLIVLHVALTSDISNNIQAIVKDCPPSDTEEKNKIATAIFYSISLTQPGLQGVELGGFLIKRVVKELQREFPHLGAFSSLSPIPGFTKWLLGLLSSQAKEHGRNELLTDSECKEISELTGGPALETLKGLLSSNDWAKSEKLSRALQAPLMRLCAWYLYGEKHRGYALNPVANFHLQNGAVMWRINWMADASFKGITSSCSLMVNYRYFLEETAANSTSYLSSKNIKASEQVLSLVAQFQKQSKL